A window of the Polypterus senegalus isolate Bchr_013 chromosome 4, ASM1683550v1, whole genome shotgun sequence genome harbors these coding sequences:
- the LOC120528444 gene encoding uncharacterized protein LOC120528444 isoform X3 has protein sequence MAYAKEDGMHERMVDIKEEECEWLTPEDVCVKLEDHEVRISVFKEEEECNGVTTAIKAEDLSDFPVGLELQKHETNDIFKQEACEESPSSLQPWSTNTGQMAMQENSGELKSELSESEEKITEENGSEGEESPGSVGISTIHQPCIE, from the coding sequence atggcctATGCCAAAGAAGATGGCATGCATGAAAGAAtggtggacattaaagaagaggagtGTGAGTGGCTCACaccagaggatgtgtgtgtgaagctggaggatcatgaagtaagaatttcagtttttaaagaggaggaagAGTGCAATGGGGTGACTACTGCCATTAAAGCTGAGGATTTGAGTGATTTCCCCGTTGgtcttgaacttcaaaagcatgaaactaatgatattttcaagcaagaggcctgtgaagaatctccatccagtttacagcCCTGGTCCACTAATACAGGACAAATGGCTATGCAGGAGAATTCTGGagagctgaaatcagagttatcagagtctgaagagaaaatcaccGAGGAAAATGGGAGTgaaggagaagagtcacctgggagtgttggaataa